One Phaseolus vulgaris cultivar G19833 chromosome 4, P. vulgaris v2.0, whole genome shotgun sequence DNA window includes the following coding sequences:
- the LOC137838091 gene encoding protein CONTINUOUS VASCULAR RING 1-like, which translates to MGDEKSSMAITTRDRDRELLIPVADTAAVSLSPKPSSSSSAHHAGRETFCKVIRSWASKKFMTGCVILFPIAITFYITWWFIHFVDGFFSPIYAQLGIDIFGLGFITSITFIFLVGVFMSSWLGASVLGLGEWFIKRMPLVRHIYNASKQISAAISPDQNTQAFKEVAIIRHPRIGEYAFGFITSSVTLQNYSGDEELCCVYVPTNHLYIGDIFLVNTKDVIRPNLSVREGIEIVVSGGMSMPQILSTIDSRIIPGEISRINSI; encoded by the exons ATGGGCGATGAAAAATCCTCCATGGCCATCACCACCAGAGACAGAGATCGAGAGCTTCTCATCCCCGTCGCTGACACCGCCGCCGTCTCACTTTCCCCCAAGCCGTCGTCGTCGTCGTCCGCGCATCATGCTGGACGCGAG ACTTTTTGCAAAGTTATTAGAAGCTGGGCATCGAAAAAGTTCATGACTGGATG TGTCATTCTCTTTCCAATTGCTATCACCTTCTATATAACATGGTGGTTTATTCATTTTGTGGATGGATTTTTCTCTCCTATCTATGCTCAACTTGGAATTGATATTTTTG GTCTGGGATTCATAACTTCCATAACTTTCATTTTCTTGGTTGGCGTCTTCATGTCATCATGGTTGGGTGCATCTGTCCTGGGCCTTGGGGAGTGGTTTATCAAGCGAATGCCACTTGTTCGTCATATTTATAATGCCTCCAAGCAGATCAGTGCTGCTATCTCTCCAG ATCAAAATACACAAGCCTTCAAAGAAGTAGCCATCATCCGGCATCCACGTATTGGAGAATATGCATTTGGGTTCATCACCTCATCTGTTACCCTTCAG aACTATTCTGGAGACGAGGAGTTATGCTGTGTCTATGTTCCTACAAATCATCTCTATATCGGTGATATATTTCTAGTCAACACCAAAGATGTCATTAGACCAAACTTGTCAGTTCGAGAAGGAATTG AAATTGTTGTTTCGGGAGGCATGTCAATGCCACAGATCCTATCAACGATTGATTCACGCATCATACCAGGGGAAATAAGTAGAATCAACAGTATCTGA
- the LOC137838912 gene encoding uncharacterized protein produces MGKSSKISLRARRKWGFIDGTHIQPEDEAPDLEDWWTVQSMIVSWILNTIEPSLRSTVAYAETAHNSWEDIKERFSVVNGPRIQQLRSDLSRCKQEGMVVATYFGKLKVLRDELANSDKIPSCTCGGCKCGIGAQLEKQREEKVHQLLMGLDDASYGTVRSNILASDPLPSLNRVYAMLVQEERVRMMAKSTEERGLVVGLAMQANYKEKGRGDMVEKLMTCSHCGKNGHDMKGCFQLIGYPGYPEWWGDRPKSEGKWNGRERQGMRNKGNPTRANVARASGSNNQANNDDKKLEMAGLTNEQWKVLVHMISKQKSNE; encoded by the coding sequence ATGGGCAAGAGCAGTAAAATCTCGCTTCGTGCCCGAAGAAAATGGGGCTTCATTGATGGAACACATATccaaccagaggatgaggcaccCGACCTTGAAGATTGGTGGACCGTGCAGTCCATGATTGTCTCTTGGATTCTAAACACCATTGAACCAAGCTTACGATCCACAGTAGCATATGCTGAGACTGCACATAACTCGTGGGAAGACATTAAAGAAAGATTCTCGGTCGTGAATGGACCTAGAATTCAACAACTAAGGTCGGACTTGTCAAGATGCAAGCAGGAGGGAATGGTGGTGGCAACTTACTTTGGAAAATTGAAGGTCCTTCGGGATGAGCTTGCTAACAGTGACAAAATTCCATCTTGTACGTGTGGTGGATGCAAGTGTGGGATTGGTGCTCAGTTGGAAAAACAAAGGGAGGAGAAGGTTCATCAACTCCTTATGGGGTTGGATGACGCAAGCTACGGGACAGTAAGATCAAACATTCTGGCCTCAGACCCATTGCCGTCTCTGAACCGAGTATATGCTAtgttggtacaagaagaaagagtgagaatgatggccaaatcaacggaagaaagggggttggttgtgggtctcgcgatgcaggccaactacaaagaaaaagggcGTGGAGATATGGTAGAAAAATTAATGACGTGCAGTCATTGCGGTAAAAATGGTCACGACATGAAGGGATGCTTCCAATTGATCGGATATCCCGGATATCCCGAATGGTGGGGTGACAGACCAAAAAGTGAAGGCAAATGGAACGGCAGGGAACGCCAAGGGATGCGAAACAAAGGTAACCCGACACGTGCAAATGTGGCACGCGCTAGTGGaagcaacaatcaagccaaCAATGACGACAAGAAACTTGAGATGGCAGGTCTGACCAATGAACAATGGAAGGTACTGGTTCATATGATcagcaaacaaaaatcaaatgaataa
- the LOC137838089 gene encoding pre-mRNA-splicing factor ATP-dependent RNA helicase DEAH7-like produces MQVRRDGTKMSLSQSKKLSQLTADNAQWEDRQLVRSGAVRGTEIQTEFDVEEEHKAILLVHDTKPPFLDGRVVFTKQAEPIMPLKDPTSDMAIISRKGSTLVREIHEKQSMNKSRQRFWELAGSKLGDILGVEKTAEQIDADTAEVGEEGEIDYKEEAKFSQHLKKGEAVSDFAKSKTIAEQRQYLPIFSVREELLQVVRENQVVVVVGETGSGKTTQLTQFLHEDGYTIGGIVGCTQPRRVAAMSVAKRVSEEMDTDLGDKVGYAIRFEDVTGPSTIIKYMTDGVLLRETLKDADLDKYRVIVMDEAHERSLNTDVLFGILKKVVARRRDFKLIVTSATLDAQKFSNFFGSVPIFHIPGRTFPVNTLWSKTPVEDYVEGAVKQAMTIHITSPPGDILIFMTGQDEIEAACYALA; encoded by the exons ATGCAGGTCAGAAGAGATGGGACCAAGATGTCCCTTTCACAGAGCAAGAAGTTGTCCCAACTTACAGCTGATAATGCTCAGTGGGAGGATAGGCAACTGGTGAGATCTGGAGCTGTTAGAGGTACAGAGATTCAGACTGAATTTGATGTTGAGGAAGAGCATAAAGCTATTCTTCTCGTTCATG ATACAAAGCCTCCTTTCCTTGATGGCAGAGTTGTTTTTACTAAGCAAGCTGAGCCAATTATGCCATTGAAAGATCCAACATCTGACATGGCTATAATATCTCGCAAAGGGTCTACCCTGGTTAGAGAAATACATGAGAAGCAGAGTATGAACAAGTCTCGCCAACGCTTTTGGGAACTTGCAGGCTCAAAGCTTGGTGATATCTTGGGCGTTGAGAAAACAGCAGAGCAG ATTGATGCAGACACTGCTGAAGTGGGTGAAGAGGGTGAAATTGATTATAAGGAGGAAGCTAAGTTTTCACAGCATTTGAAGAAGGGAGAAGCTGTGAGTGACTTTGCTAAGTCAAAAACCATTGCAGAGCAAAGACAATATCTGCCTATTTTTTCAGTGAGAGAAGAGTTATTACAG GTGGTTCGTGAAAAtcaggtggtggtggtggttggAGAAACTGGTTCAGGAAAGACAACACAATTGACACAg TTTCTCCACGAGGATGGTTATACTATAGGCGGTATAGTGGGTTGCACCCAACCAAGACGTGTGGCAGCTATGAGTGTTGCCAAGAGAGTCAGTGAAGAGATGGATACAGACTTGGGTGATAAAGTTGGCTATGCTATACGTTTTGAAGATGTGACTGGGCCAAGTACCATAATAAAG TACATGACTGATGGTGTACTCCTACGTGAAACACTGAAAGATGCCGATCTAGACAAGTATCG GGTCATTGTCATGGATGAAGCCCACGAAAGATCATTGAACACTGATGTTCTTTTTGGAATATTGAAAAAAGTTGTAGCTAGACGTCGTGATTTCAAGCTAATCGTTACATCTGCAACTCTGGATGCACagaaattttcaaatttctttgGAAG TGTACCAATTTTTCACATTCCTGGGCGAACATTTCCCGTGAATACATTATGGAGTAAAACTCCAGTTGAAGATTACGTTGAAGGTGCAGTGAAGCAGGCTATGACTATTCACATAACCAGTCCTCCTGGAGACATCCTCATCTTCATGACTGGCCAAGATGAGATTGAGGCAGCTTGCTATGCTCTTGCATAG
- the LOC137838090 gene encoding protein LIKE COV 1-like yields MGAEKSSMAITTRDRDRELLIPVAAVEGAAAPSSMPSSSSSSSLSSSHLAGRETFSKVVRSWASKKFMSGCVILFPIAITFYVTWWFIHFVDGFFSPIYAQLGIDIFGLGFITSITFIFLVGVFMSSWLGASVLGLGEWFIKRMPLVRHIYNASKQISAAISPDQNTQAFKEVAIIRHPRIGEYAFGFITSFVTLQNYSGDEQLCCVYVPTNHLYIGDIFLVSTNDVIRPNLSVREGIEIVVSGGMSMPQILSTIDSRTIPGEISRIIRS; encoded by the exons ATGGGCGCTGAAAAATCCTCCATGGCCATAACCACTAGAGACAGAGATCGAGAGCTTCTCATCCCCGTCGCCGCCGTCGAAGGCGCTGCCGCCCCTTCCTCCATGCcgtcgtcgtcctcttcttcgtCGTTGTCTTCCTCGCATCTTGCTGGACGTGAG ACTTTTTCCAAAGTTGTTAGAAGCTGGGCATCAAAAAAGTTCATGTCAGGATG TGTCATTCTCTTTCCAATCGCTATCACCTTCTATGTAACATGGTGGTTTATTCATTTTGTGGATGGATTTTTCTCTCCTATCTATGCTCAACTTGGAATTGATATTTTTG GTCTTGGATTCATAACTTCCATAACTTTCATCTTCTTGGTTGGGGTTTTCATGTCATCATGGTTGGGTGCATCTGTCTTGGGTCTTGGGGAGTGGTTTATCAAGCGAATGCCACTTGTTCGTCATATTTATAATGCCTCCAAGCAGATTAGTGCAGCTATCTCTCCAG ATCAAAATACACAAGCATTCAAAGAAGTAGCCATCATTCGGCATCCACGTATTGGAGAATATGCATTTGGATTTATCACCTCTTTTGTTACCCTTCAG AACTATTCTGGAGATGAGCAGTTATGTTGTGTTTATGTTCCTACAAATCATCTTTATATCGGTGATATATTTCTTGTCAGCACCAATGATGTCATTAGACCAAACCTGTCCGTTCGTGAAGGAATTG AAATTGTTGTTTCGGGAGGCATGTCAATGCCACAAATCCTATCAACGATTGATTCACGCACCATACCAGGGGAAATAAGTAGAATCATCAGAAGCTAA
- the LOC137838088 gene encoding pre-mRNA-splicing factor ATP-dependent RNA helicase DEAH7-like: protein MEQMMSSSNKVVPKLLILPIYSQLPADLQAKIFEKAEDGARKCIVATNIAETSLTVDGIFYVIDSGYGKMKVYNPRMGMDALQVFPVSRAAANQRAGRAGRTGPGTCYRLYTESAFLNEMLPSPVPEIQRTNLGNVVLLLKSLKVENLLDFDFMDPPPQDNILNSLYQLWVLGALNNAGGLTDLGWKMVEFPLDPTLAKMLLMGEQLGCLEEVLTIVSMLSVPSVFFRPKDRAEESDAARERFFVPESDHLTLYNVYQQWKQHDYRGDWCNDHFLHVKGLRKAREVRSQLLDILKTLKIPITSCWPDTDIVRTAICSAYFHNAARLKGVGEYVNCRNGMPCHLHPSSALYGMGCTPEYVVYHELILTTKEYMQCATAVEPQWLAELGPMFFSVKDSDKSLLEHKKRQKQEKTAMEEEMENLKKVQTEVERERKQKEKQKTAKHQQQISMPGLKKGSSTFLRPKKFGL from the coding sequence ATGGAGCAGATGATGTCGTCTTCAAATAAAGTTGTTCCTAAACTCTTGATTCTTCCCATATACTCTCAGCTTCCTGCGGACTTACAAGCCAAGATATTTGAGAAAGCTGAAGATGGAGCTCGAAAATGCATTGTAGCTACTAATATTGCTGAGACATCACTAACTGTTGATGGTATCTTCTATGTCATAGACTCAGGCTATGGGAAAATGAAGGTGTATAACCCTAGGATGGGTATGGATGCTCTCCAGGTCTTCCCTGTTAGCCGTGCTGCTGCTAACCAGCGTGCTGGTCGAGCTGGTAGAACTGGCCCTGGTACATGCTATAGGTTGTACACTGAGAGTGCTTTCTTGAATGAAATGTTGCCAAGTCCTGTTCCAGAGATTCAGAGGACTAACCTTGGTAACGTGGTCTTGTTGCTGAAATCTCTGAAAGTTGAAAATCTCCTCGATTTTGATTTCATGGATCCACCTCCTCAAGATAATATCCTCAATTCGCTGTACCAGTTGTGGGTGCTGGGTGCACTTAACAATGCGGGGGGATTAACTGATCTTGGGTGGAAAATGGTTGAATTCCCACTTGACCCTACACTTGCCAAGATGCTTTTGATGGGTGAACAGTTAGGGTGTCTTGAGGAGGTTTTGACAATTGTTTCCATGCTTTCAGTACCCTCTGTCTTCTTCAGACCCAAGGATCGGGCAGAGGAGAGTGACGCGGCTAGGGAGAGATTTTTTGTGCCAGAGTCCGATCACTTAACTCTCTACAATGTTTATCAGCAATGGAAACAACACGATTACCGAGGGGATTGGTGCAATGATCATTTCTTGCATGTCAAGGGTCTAAGAAAGGCGAGAGAAGTGAGATCCCAGTTGCTAGACATTCTCAAGACTTTAAAGATCCCCATAACCTCATGTTGGCCTGATACAGACATTGTAAGAACTGCAATTTGTTCTGCATATTTTCACAATGCAGCAAGGTTAAAGGGTGTGGGAGAGTATGTTAACTGCAGGAATGGGATGCCGTGTCATCTTCATCCCAGTAGTGCTCTCTATGGTATGGGTTGCACTCCTGAGTATGTGGTTTATCACGAGTTAATCTTGACTACGAAGGAGTACATGCAGTGTGCAACGGCAGTGGAGCCCCAGTGGCTGGCTGAATTGGGACCCATGTTTTTCTCTGTTAAGGATTCTGACAAATCGTTGCTGGAGCATAAGAAGAGACAGAAACAAGAGAAAACAGCCATGGAGGAGGAGATGGAGAATTTGAAGAAGGTACAAACAGAGGTTGAGAGAGAAAGGAAACAGAAGGAGAAGCAAAAGACGGCTAAGCATCAGCAACAAATCTCCATGCCAGGTTTAAAAAAGGGTTCTTCAACATTCTTGAGACCAAAGAAGTTTGGTTTGTAA